The genomic interval GCGTCCTAACGTCCGTTCGGCAAGGCTGATCAAGGTGGCTGCCATTGCCGCCACTTGGGGGCTGCTGGTGGGGTTTGCTAGATAGTCATCGTCTTCGGTGGGGGGGTAAGCCGCAACGAGCAATCCGTCACGGTTGACAACCACCGACGCCTTGATCCCCGGAACGACGGCGTGCATTTTGCGGAGCGTATCGTCGATCAACTCCTGTCGAGTTGGTTGTTTCGTCATCCTGATCCCTCTTTCGTGTGCCTTGTCAGCCGCCGCGCCTTGCTGCGCTGAATGTGCCACATTGTACACTGATTTTGTCTCTCACAATTCTATCAAGAATAGGCAAGTCTGTGTTGCCCCTTTAGCAAGCGTTTACCTAGCAACCAGTTATCGCCTTATCGTCATCCTCCACTGGACAAACATCAATGCGAATCTGTCAAGATTTGTACAGACTTCAGCGAAGGCTAGGTGCAAAAGGCTATAATGTTTTTTAGTATATAGGATTTACCTAGTTGAACTTGTTTACCCTGTACTCATCGAAAAGGGACATTTGAGGGGGAAGCCCCCTCAAAGACGAGATTCCCCCTTCTCCCGCGGGGAGAGGGGGTTAGGGGAATGAGGGCAACTGTGTAACGTCTAAGTTCTAAGTATAGAAAACCCTTAAACGATCATCCCAACCCTATTTGGGCGAGGCGACGCATGTCCACCCACCGCTTACGGTATCAACTTCAGCCACTCACCCTCCTGAATATCCTGTTGGAGTTCGGGTTCATCTTCTTGGCGGCGTTTTTCTTCGCCCGCCATGCGCTCGATTTCAGTCCCGATATTATGTGGGGAGGGCGTGATTACCCCTCGGCAATGCACCAAACCTCGTTTCTCTATCAGGTTTTCCGTGAAAGTGGCTCGATCACCCTCTGGAATCCCTTCATTGGGTGGGGTGAACCGATGATCGAAAACCTTGCCTCGCAAGCGCTTAGCCCACTCTTGATCTACCCCGTCTTTTGGTTTGGTCCGGTGCAGGGCGGCAAGGTTGCCCTGATCATCGCCATCCTCATGATGGGGTGGGGCGGCTGGCTGATTGGGCGCGTCTTGCGCTTGGGGTGGGGCGGGCGCTTGCTGGCGGGGGCGCTTGTTGCCGGAAGTGGGAGCATCGTCACTCAGTTTGGACACGGCTTTGTCCACCTTGCCTTTGGGCAGGTCTATGTCCCTTATGTCGTTGCCGGCTTGATCGGCACGCTTTACCTGCAAAAACGCTGGTGCGTCGTCATGCTGGCGCTGGCGGCGGCGCTCATGCCCTTCACCGGGGCGCTCTGGTATGCCCTTCCGATGGCGCTAGTGGCGCTGGTCGTTGTGCCGTTTGCCCTCATTCAGCGCGATCCTCAACGCAAGCAGTTTTTCATCGATATTCCGATGCTTCAGCGGGTTGTCCTCGCCGGTGTGTTCGCTGTTGGCTTATACGCGATCAAGATTCTCTCCATCCAAAAATGGCTTGTTTACCACCCCAACAACTGGGCAAATCCGGGCAGCACCTTTTTAGAGATCATCAATACTTATGTTGCCCCCTACACACCGAAACCCGATTTTGATGATCAGTGGATCAACTACCATTACGTGATTCCGCTTCTCTTTGTCATTGGACTGCTCATCGTCCGCGCTCTGATCGTCCATCCGGCGGATGATTCGCGGCGGGGCATTTGGCGGGTGATCGTCCCTAGCGCCTTCATGATCTTCGTCCTCACTTTTTGGGCGCAGGGCGATATTCAGGCGGTGCGCGATATTTACCAACTGATCCCCGCACTGGAAGATTGGAAAAACTCTGGGCGCGTGGGCGCGGCGGCAACCCCCTTGATCATCATGATCGCGGCGATTTGGTTTGATGATGTCGTTGTCGTTTTGTCGCGGTGGGCGCGGGGGCTGCGCCTTGATCCGGCAACGCTCTTGCCCATTGCCCGCCTAAAAGCGCGGCTTGCCTTGCCGCCCTCATTGGCGCGAGGGACGTTGGTCGTTGCCACCGCCGCCATGCTCCTCGCCTCGCTGGATGTTATGGCAAACTGGGAGCGCCTTGTCTACCGCTCGTACATCAACGAATATGCCCGTGATGAGCAGCTTGGAATGGACTTCCTCCGCACGCTCCGTCCCAACCAGATGCTCTCTACCCTTACACAGGGGTGGATTACGCACTTCAGCTTTGTCAATAACTTAGGGCGCACCACACACGGTGACGCCACGATCTTCACGATGGGAATGCCCTCCACGATAGGCTTTGATTCGTCCATGACCATCTCGCCCGAATATGCGGTGGGCGCCAATCTTTCCTATGTCGGATGGCTGACAGCAAATGGCTACATCCCCATTGCCAATGCCCCCGATTACAACGGCACACCAACGCTCTGGTATAACCCTGAGTCGCCGCCTTATGCCTTCTGGATCGAACGCTGGAAGTTGACAGATCGCAGTTGGGAGGTCGTCCGTCGCGGGGATGTGACGCCGATCACCTATTTCCATCATATGGACAGCATTGATCTCTTTATTGATGGCGCGTATCCGCCGAATTCGGTGGTGGTAGCGTTGGAAACTGCCCACCCGGGCTGGTTTGTAGAGGTTAATGGACAGCGTGCGCAGTTGGAATCCATTGGAGGACGTTTGGGCGTGTTACTTCCCAATGGACGCGCCCCCGGCGGCGGGACACCCACTCATATCCGCTTTTACTATGCGCCAACCGGCTTAGTGATTGGGGGGGTGATTCTCATTCTGACCGCATTCGCCTGTATTGTCTATTTGCTCAAGGTGGAGCGGCGCATCCCGCTGAGCCTGAAACAGCGCATGGCGGCAACGGCGGCAACCGTCGGCTCAAAGGTCTACACTGTGCTGACGACGCCAGACGTGCTGAATTTTGATCCCGACAAACCACCGCTGCCGATGCTGCCCGCACCCAAGACGCCGGCGCTGCCCGCCCCGCGTGACCCGCACATCGAGATCATGGATGCCCCCGAAGCGAGCACCCTCAATGCGGTGGAGAGCCGCGCTGCAAACGGCAACGGGGCAAAAGCCCCTGCCGAAGTGGTTGATGCCGCCGACTCACCAGAAGGTCAATAGCGTGACCATGTGTCAAGCATGACCGCATCGGTCGATTGGATGGGCGAAATCTAGCCCTTTCTAAAACGGTCATGTCTAACGGTCATGTCCAGACGAACACCTTATCTATACCGCTCAACCCTGCACAGGGTTGAGCGGTGGAGTGCCAGCCGCGTAGGAGACTGGGTTCAGTTCCCTGCTTTAGCAGCGGGGCGGCGGAAGCATCAAAAAAATCCCTTTGCGGGTCTTTCCTAAAGAGCAATAAGCAAATCTCCGCACCCCACCCACAATGGAAGTCGGTGTATAATTCACCCTCGAACGCACGTTCAGGATGCCTTTTAGGGATTTAGGACTAGTGATGCGGAGAGCGCTACGATGACCCAACTCGTCCCCTATCAACCGCAACCTGCGGGCTTTCCCGAAACCGAGACGGTCAATGTCTGGGTGGCGATGGCAGGGCTTTCGACGCATACGCAGCGTGCCTATCGGCGTTGGATTCGGACGTACCTCAGCGCGGTGAATCAGCGCCCACTCAAAGAAATTGATTTGAAAGCGCTCTCCGTTGAATTTGCCACTCAAAGCCTCGGCACTGCTCCCCTAAAAGCATGGTTAGGGAGTCTGAAAGCGAAAAACCTCGGCAAGCAATCGATCATGCAGGCGAAGGCAGCAGTGGTCTGGTTGGCGCAGTTTATGGCAGATTTAGAGCGGCTGGATTACTCGGTGGCAAGCGGCTTAAGCCGGGTGAAAGCCCCTCGCGCCGAAACCGGACAGCGCAGCGGAACATGGCTGACCCAAGACGAAATCCGTCACCTGATCAGCGCCATGCGCCGCAGCACAGGCGGCAACACGGCGATCACCACCCGCAACACGGCGATCATCGTTCTGATGGTCACCTGTGGGCTGCGCCGTGATGAAATCTCCACGATGGTTTGGAGCGATTTAGGGAAACAAGGGCGAAATCACGTCCTGCGCGTTCACGGCAAGGGCGAAAAACTGCGCACCGTGAAACTTCCAGAGATGACTCTGGCTGCGATTGAGGCATGGCGTGAGCAGCACCCCCTTCCCGAAGGCAACCGTCCGATCTTCACCCGCATTTGGAAGAACGGGCGTGTCACTACCAGTGGTATCACAGACCGCGCCGTGTGGATCGTCGTTCAAGATGCGGCGAAACGGGCAGGGTTGCAGAAAGTCTCCCCCCATGATTTGAGGCGTTCCTTTGCGCGGGGGGCATATGAAGCGGGCGTCTCGTTTGAATTGATCCGGCAGGCGCTCGGACATTCAACGATTGCCACCACAGAGCGCTATGTAAATTCCGTTCTCGAACTCGATAAATCGGCAACGGACATTTGGGCGGATGCCCTTGAGGAAAGCGAATAGGGTCACCTTGTATGCGCCCACGTCGTTTTCCCTCTGTTTGGATAAAGGCAAAGGGTGAGGGGGAAGCCCGCTCAAACACTCAGATGACCCTTTCCCTAATAAAGAACTCGTGACTCGGCAGAATTTCGGAAAAAGTGATCTACAATGGGAGCAGGCAACGCCTAAAATTTCTTTTGACACTTTGGGAGATTTTACGATGGCGCTTAAAACCGCTGACCCTTCCCACATCGATTCCGCCGATCCCCACTATCCCTACGATGAAACGCATATTGGGCAGACCGAACTCACCCCCTCCTATCGGGTTGATCTGCGCCCTTTGGATAAAGATGTCTTTTTTGACGCAAATCCGATCAGCGATTGGGCGGCGCTCTCGTGGGAGGATATTGGACGCCCCTACCGCGTAGAACGATGGTCACAAGAAAAAAAACAATGGGAAAAAGAACACGATCAGACGATGCCTGTCAAAACCTGTTGGGAGCATTTTAACCGTTCCTTTCAGACGTTGTTTGATTCCGAGGTGATGCGCGAACGGAAAAAAGCGCTGGCAAGCATCGGCGGTGGGCTGACGAAACTGCAACTAGCCGAGGCATGGGAATCGCTGGCGGAAACGATCCGCTGGACTCTGTGGAACAAAGTTCATCGGACTGAGGATGCCATTTGGGACCCACGCGGCAAGCGAGCGCTTTTTGAGGGGTTGGAGGTAGAACGCCCCAACATCTTGTTCTTAGGGGCGGCGGATGGGTACGAAGCGATGCAGCTTATGGCAATGTATCCGGGCGGTCATGCTGTGTTGGTCGATTATGATGACTACTGCCGAACGGATCGCTTTGGGCGTTTTCCAGAAGCATACCCCTTCTTGGGCATGAATCGGGAGAGTGGGCATCCCAAAGTATGGTATCGAGAGCAGATGGACATTGATTTTGAGGTTGCCGACATTCGTGAGTTGAGCTATGGGCGAGAATTCGACATTGTGCTGAGCATTGGCTTGGTAGAGCATTTCCCCGACGAGTACAAACCGCTTGCTTTTGAAATGCACCGTAAATTCGTTCGTCCGGGCGGGTATGTCATCTTCACCACCCCGCGTATTCAGTTCACCTCAAAACTGTTTTACACCCTCTTTGCCGATGTGATGAACTTTGCCTACCGCGAATTGATGGATATTCGGCATTTAGGGAAGTATGTCTATGAAAATGGCTTTGAGATTCTGAGGCATGGCGTCATCAAAGCCCACAATGGGGTGATTGCCCGCGTGCGTTGAGCCTTTCTATTGGTAGTCCACCACACAGATAAGTATGGATAGACTGATCCAACAACCCCACCCCTCGCCCCCTCAGCCGTAAACAAAGAGGAGGAATGAATTTTCCCCTGCCTTACGGGGAAAGGGGTGGGGGATAGGGGTTCTGAACCAAAATGCCAGCGTTCCGCATTTGACATCAGACGTTCCTTTACAAGTTTTTGTGACTTCTTGCACAATCACGTAACAGTGTCCGCGTAAAATTCCTCTATACTGAGCAGTCAGAACGATCAGCTCGGACGCAAAGGACGAAAGCACCCGCACCATGAGCGTTTCTTACGATATTCTCCCCTACACTCCCGATTTGTTACACATTACCGGACAGATCATTCAAGAAATTGTTACCGCCCCACCGCTTAACGAAATCTCTGCCCTCAGTGATGTTTTAGCAAAGTACCAAAGCGATAGCACCCGCGATGGCTTCGGGGGTTACTTGCTTAAGGTCAATGGAAAGTATGCCGGGGCAAGCGCATGGTTTGATGTGAGTGGGCGGGAATTGAATGATCGTTGGCGTCCGCGTTTCAGCCCGCGTGAGCATGTCCCTACGCCATCGGGACGGGGCGTGCTGCTCTCAATGATTGCTGTTTTGCCGCGCTATCAACGGCATGGGTTGGGACGAGCGCTGCTGGCACGGACCTTAGAGACGGTTGAGGCAAGCCGTGATTGGATCGCCCTCAATACCCTTTCTGAAGAACCACACATGCTGGCGCTCTTGCGCGATCATGACTTTGATGTTTTGCCCCTTAGCAGCCCAATGAGCAAAGGGCGCTTGTGCTTGATCAAATGGGTGCGGCAGGCGGAAGTTATCCCTTAGCGCTAGCGCTCAACCCACGCCGCCCCGCCCGCCCCCGCCGAAAGGACGCTGATCACGCCCGGCACGGCACGAAGGGCGGCTTCTACCTCCCCCGCCGCCTCCGCCGAACACAAGCAATGAACGTTTGCGCCCGCGTCAATCGTATAGAAAACGGGTGTCCCCATCCCTCGTAAGCGCCGCACTTCTGCCATAACTGCGAGCGTCGCTGGCTGCCAATAAAAGAGTGACGGCGTGCCTGTCATCATAACCGCGTGCATCATATCTGAATCAAGTTCGGCAATGTGGGCGAGTTTTTCAATATCCCGCGCCAGAAGTGCCGTCCGACACAGATCAAGGCGGCGGGGGGCATCGGCAACACGTGCATTTTGGAGCGGACTCGTCGCCGCAAGGCTGTGACCCTCCGTGCTGCCCGTCGTCTTGTGTGCGGTGCTGACGAGAGCAACGCAATCGACCAGCGTCCAATGCTCGGCGGGGGCGATGCTCTCGGCATAACTCGTCTCGTCCGAATCGCCCACATACCATTCGACAAACCCGCCGGGGACAGAACGCGACGCCGACCCTGAACCTAACCGCGCCAACGCCGACAATTCCCGTTCAGAAAGCGCTAACCCTGCCGCCTCTGCGCCGGCAAGAGAAAGTGCCGCAAATGCCGAAGCAGAGGAGGCAATGCCCGCTCCGGCGGGAAAATTGCTCTCCGAGGCGACACGGGCAAAGGTGGTCATGGCGGCGCGGCGGCGAATATGATCAAGGTGGCGGGTGATCCGCGTCAACCCGCCGCCACGCATAGGGCTGCCATCAACCTCCGCCACATCCTCGGAAAGGGCGGGATCGAAGGTGACAGTGGTGCGGGTTCGCAATCCGGCAAGGTTCATTGAGATTGAGCCGTTGACGGGAAGGCGAAAAACATCATCACGGTTGCCCCAATATTTGATCAGGGCAATGTTAGAAAACGCGCTGGCGGTAGCTGTCTGAGTGGGCATGAAAGGTCTTACTCCATTGCCCATGAGCATACCGCAGGGGAGCAATCTGGTCACCTACGCCATCTGTTGTGTTGAAGGAGGATGTTCCCCAAAAGCAGAAAAAAACGAGGCAAAACCACCAAAAAGCGAGACTGGGGATGCGGGGGGTAGAGCGTATCGGGCGCAACCGCATAAGCGTGCGCCCCCATAAAACCTGCCTGCCTAAGCCACCCTAGTTACATCATAAGAGGAATGGCACAGGGCAAGATGCCCACCGGCTTGATCTCTCCAAAGATCACCCGTGCCACAGCCTCCAGCGTCACCGCCCGAATGCCGTAGCAGCACAGATACGTTTCGATCATCGGGAAGGCTGCCAAATCATAGGGTGTGCGCATGGCGATCACCAGAGGGTTTTTCCCCGCCACATGAAGCGCCCGCACCAATTCTGCTTGGAAAGGATCATTCTCCGCCGCCAGCGTCCCCACAATAACGGTATCCCCTACCGCCGCCGCCGCCAGGATATCCGCCAGATTCGAGCCATCCGTTGCCAGTTCATAGTTCAGCGTGCGTGGGTGACGCCGCCGGATTGCCTGCCCTAGCGTGATCTCAACGCTTGCCGAAGTGTCGGCGGGGGTCAGGTTCACTGGGCGCGGGGTGATCACCACCAGCGTTTCATCGGGGGCGGGGTTAATCGGCATTGCCAGCCCACGCACTACCGTGATTGAACGTTCGGCAATCTGACGGGCGGTGTGCAGGTGTTCCGGGCTGCCAATGACTTCTAAGGGCGGGATCGTCGTCGGCAGATGGGCTTGGGCGTCGGCAATCCGCCGCAGCGATTCGGGGTTGGCAAGATGCCCCATCCTCTCCGCCAGTGCGATCTGATGCTCAAGATGCCCCAAGAGGATCACATCGGCGCCGGCATAGAGTGCCTGTTGGATGCTGTAATCCGTCCCATAGCGTGCCACCGCGCCCATATCCATCGCGTCGGTGACGATCAAGCCACCAAACCCAAGTTCGCCGCGCAGTACCCCTTGCAAAATGCGCGGGGAGAGCGT from Anaerolineales bacterium carries:
- a CDS encoding GNAT family N-acetyltransferase, whose protein sequence is MSVSYDILPYTPDLLHITGQIIQEIVTAPPLNEISALSDVLAKYQSDSTRDGFGGYLLKVNGKYAGASAWFDVSGRELNDRWRPRFSPREHVPTPSGRGVLLSMIAVLPRYQRHGLGRALLARTLETVEASRDWIALNTLSEEPHMLALLRDHDFDVLPLSSPMSKGRLCLIKWVRQAEVIP
- the mvaD gene encoding diphosphomevalonate decarboxylase, with amino-acid sequence MPTQTATASAFSNIALIKYWGNRDDVFRLPVNGSISMNLAGLRTRTTVTFDPALSEDVAEVDGSPMRGGGLTRITRHLDHIRRRAAMTTFARVASESNFPAGAGIASSASAFAALSLAGAEAAGLALSERELSALARLGSGSASRSVPGGFVEWYVGDSDETSYAESIAPAEHWTLVDCVALVSTAHKTTGSTEGHSLAATSPLQNARVADAPRRLDLCRTALLARDIEKLAHIAELDSDMMHAVMMTGTPSLFYWQPATLAVMAEVRRLRGMGTPVFYTIDAGANVHCLCSAEAAGEVEAALRAVPGVISVLSAGAGGAAWVER
- a CDS encoding class I SAM-dependent methyltransferase, whose translation is MALKTADPSHIDSADPHYPYDETHIGQTELTPSYRVDLRPLDKDVFFDANPISDWAALSWEDIGRPYRVERWSQEKKQWEKEHDQTMPVKTCWEHFNRSFQTLFDSEVMRERKKALASIGGGLTKLQLAEAWESLAETIRWTLWNKVHRTEDAIWDPRGKRALFEGLEVERPNILFLGAADGYEAMQLMAMYPGGHAVLVDYDDYCRTDRFGRFPEAYPFLGMNRESGHPKVWYREQMDIDFEVADIRELSYGREFDIVLSIGLVEHFPDEYKPLAFEMHRKFVRPGGYVIFTTPRIQFTSKLFYTLFADVMNFAYRELMDIRHLGKYVYENGFEILRHGVIKAHNGVIARVR
- a CDS encoding tyrosine-type recombinase/integrase, with protein sequence MTQLVPYQPQPAGFPETETVNVWVAMAGLSTHTQRAYRRWIRTYLSAVNQRPLKEIDLKALSVEFATQSLGTAPLKAWLGSLKAKNLGKQSIMQAKAAVVWLAQFMADLERLDYSVASGLSRVKAPRAETGQRSGTWLTQDEIRHLISAMRRSTGGNTAITTRNTAIIVLMVTCGLRRDEISTMVWSDLGKQGRNHVLRVHGKGEKLRTVKLPEMTLAAIEAWREQHPLPEGNRPIFTRIWKNGRVTTSGITDRAVWIVVQDAAKRAGLQKVSPHDLRRSFARGAYEAGVSFELIRQALGHSTIATTERYVNSVLELDKSATDIWADALEESE
- a CDS encoding roadblock/LC7 domain-containing protein, giving the protein MTKQPTRQELIDDTLRKMHAVVPGIKASVVVNRDGLLVAAYPPTEDDDYLANPTSSPQVAAMAATLISLAERTLGRLEQGDLARLLMEGEDGVMVVYPAGRATLAVLVDKEQRMSPVLYAAGRTSEDIAKVLAG